Part of the Helicobacter bilis genome is shown below.
CCTCCTGTTGTTTCCTTCCCATTAGATTGTTTATTATCTGAAGCAAAGAATGCCATGATATTCTCCTTTCTCTTTCAAAAATAAGGTCAAAATTTTGCATGTTCCAATGCACGAAATTCATAGGATCAATAGGTTGCCCTAAAAATCGTATTTCATAGTGCAGGTGGGGACCCGTACTAGCTCCTGAAGAGCCAGTAAGCGCCACCAGCTGCCCTTTTTTTACAAATTGCCCCCTTTGCACCTTAATATCATTTAAATGTGCATAATATGTTCTAAATCCAAATGAATGGGAAATCTTTACAAGTTTCCCATAACCACCATTTCCGCTACTACTCGCCCAATCTACAACACCATCAGCAGTTGCATATACAGGCGTATTCATTGGAGCTACCATATCAGCCCCAGTATGTATATGATAAATGTGTAAAATAGGGTGATAACGCTTTCCATAAGGGGCAGACAAACGATAGTCGATATTAATGGGGCTACCATTAGGGATAAATTTCATAATAAAAGTTTTTTGCAACGCAGTAATTGAGGCTGTATCCATTCTATCTAATAGATTTAGGTCAGCATTATCTAATAAGGCTATTGTATCTGTTAGATTTTTATTCGTGCCAACAACATTTTCTATATCTTCAAATCTATCGCCAACAAGGGCAATTTCCTCATCTTTTTCTTGCAATGCTTCATTTAGCTTCTCGTTGTGTTGTTGCATACTTGCAAATTCACTCATAAGATGAGTATGTCTTAATTGCATATTATGTATTTCTTTCCGTATCACAACAATACTGATATAGGCAAACAAGCCTAAAGTAAGCAAAAAGACGAATAAATACGCACCAACTTGGCGAAATATCATATCAACATTGATAAACTTCGATCCATTTAGATCTGTAATCATAATGACAAGACGCTTATTTGCATTCATCACATACCGCCTTGTTTTGCTTCTGCGTATCGTTGTGATATAATACTCTTTATAGAATCTTGCATATTGTTAGGATTGCGTGTAACTTTAGAATCTAATGATTCTTTTGTAATATTCAATCTTTCTGTTTGTTGCAAACTTCCTTCATCAAGGGCAAAATGAGAAGACATATCATTCAGCTTTGCAATATCGTTTAACGCCCACATAAGACTATGCATATCTATATTTGCATTTTTTTCAACATTAAAAATAGATTGAAAATTCTGCGTATCCCAATCAATAAAGGATAGTGTATCTAAACCTTGACTTAGGAATCTCACTTCATAATACAAGCTTGTATGATTTTTGCCCGGGCTTGAAGTGGTGTAACCTATAATATCACCCCTACTTACAAAATCGCCAACTTTTACCGCTATCCTATCAAGGTTTGTATAAGCACTACTAAAGCCTAACACATGCGAAAGTCTTACGATATTGCCATATCCATATCTTTGATTGCCATCGCGTGTAGATTCTACCAAGCCATCAGCTGTTGCATACACCGGCTCACTTTTGCTTGTATAATAGTCATATCCTGTATTGCCACCATGCGTTTGGATTGCTGCATATTGCATATCAATTAACCCATAATCCCTTGCATTTCTCTTTGTTTTATGCTTCATTTCAAACATAGTGAGTGGATTGCCATTTGGGATAATCTGCAAGATGGTTGCTTTTTGTGTGTCTGGAAGCGCTTGCAAGTCTATATGACTAATGTTAGTTTTATCGTTGTTAAAAGAGTTAAAATTTACCATTTTTTCTAAATCTGCAACCCTATCACGCATAGCTTGCAACTCTTCTGTTTTGCTTTGTATATCATCTTGTAAAAAAGCATTTTGCTGATACATGTCTTGGAATGCTTGATAAGATTCTTGCTTTGCAGTGTTAATATCATCAAGCTGTTCTATAAAAGAAGACATAGCAAAATAACCAAGCACAATCACTACGCACAATATAACGCCACCATACATGACGACTTTTTGCATAACCTTTGCCATTGTAAATTGCTTTGAACCATTTTCATCAACTATTGTAATGGTTAAAGTTTGCTTGATTTTGCCTGTATCTTCCATACTACCTACTACCCATCATAGCATTGCTTTCCATGCGTGTCATTAAACCACAGCAAAAACTGCTCCACAAGTGAAAAGCTTCCAAAAATTAAGTATTTGTTATCTTTGTGTAAAACTTTCTCTGATTCTATCAATTTTTTTGGCAATAAGTCAAGTTTAGTTTTATATGGGCAAAAAAAGCTATAAGGTATGGACATGGAATCTAAAATATTTTCCATTTCTTTAAAATCTATTATACGCGGATTTTCTACCATAAAAATTATTATTTCAATAATATGTTCTTTAAAAATACTTAGAATTTCTCTAATCTCTTTGTCTTTATAGCTATTGTAAATAAGCACAAAGGGCATATTGTTAAAATATGATTTTGCGGCAGAAATAGCAGCATTTGCTGCCATAGTATTATGTCCTACATCAACGACAACATTTGGCAATATAGCATGGAATCTGCCGATAATGTCTAGCTTATTTTTCAGTAAGGGAATATTGAGTCTTCTTAGCACAAGAGAAGCTAGAGCTAGATTCTCTAGTAAAAAATATGGAATCTTATGTATATTATTATAAGTCTTTATCTCTTCTGTATGCAAATCCTCTTCACATAAATAAATAATACTTTGTGGCAGGATACGCTTTAGCTCCGTATCATTGACATAAACACTGATATTTTTTATATTTTCTATGAGTTTTAACACCTCTTTTTCTTGAAAATGTGTAAAAATATCACCCTGTGCCGCACGAAGTTTTGTTAATGCGATAGATTCTAAGGTGTTACCTAGCATTTCTTTGTGATCAAGTCCTATGCGAGTAAAAATGCTTATATCATAGCGTAAAATAGAAGTGCTATCAAACTCACCGCCAACTCCAGCTTCCATCACAAGATAATCACAATCTTGCCCCAAAACAAGTGCTAAAAATGTAGCGTATTCAAAGTAGCTAGCTTCTTGTATAAAAGAAAATTGCTGTAAAAAGTTATGCGCATCAAGTAATGCTTGAAGACTTACAATGCCGCTATTTGTATAGAATCTCTCTCTAAAATCAAATACATGCGGTGATGTAAAATGCAAAACTTTATATCCAGATTCTATAATGCTTTGTGTGATAAATCTCCCCGTGCTACCTTTGCCATTTGTGCCAATAATATGGATATTATAGCTATTCAAACGCAAATGAGGCTGTAACAATAAAAATAGCTTTTTTGCTCTTTTGGGATCAAAGACCGCATACTCTTGTGCTTTGGAATCCATGTATTGATATATCATTTTAGCCCTTTTGTTGTGCTATTTTTGCCAAAAAGTGTATTCTAGTATGTTTATGTAGGGATTGCCAAATAAGTATATAAGATTCCATTAATATCATATTAGAATCTATTTTTGCGATAAAGTTTATGATATTCACTCATTATACAAACACATCAACGACTTGTTCTTTATTTTCTTCTTCTGTAGTTTTGTTTGGTGTGGTATTGTCTTTTGTTTCTGTGTTAGCAACTTTTTCTTTTGTATCATTTGCTTTATTGTTTGTAGATTCGGTAGAATCGCCCTTTTGTTCAGCATCTATTTTTGTGGAATCTTGCTTTACAGAATCTTGTGTTGCAATTTTGTTTTCATTGCTATTTGCTTCCTTGTCGTCTGTATTATCAGCTTGAGTGTCAGTCTGTTTGTTTTGTGAATCTTGCTTAGTCTCATCTTTTGTGGGCGTCTCTTTTGTAGATTCTGTTGCAGCACTCGTTGTTTCTGTGCTATCTTGCTTATTTGTGCTGCTATCATCTACTTTTGCAACTACTTCTTCTTTAGAATCTTTTGTCTTAGAATCTTGTGTTGCTGTGTTTGCAGCATTCCCTTCTTCTTTGACTTCATTACTCAAACTTTTTTCGCTAGCTTCTTTAGAGATATTAGAATCTTCTTTTGTAGATTCTGTGCTGGTAGCGTTCGTGCCATTATTAGGTTCTGTATTTTTAGATTTCGCAGTATCAGATTCCATTGTATTAGAATCGGTGCTAGATTGAGTATCATCTAGCGTAGCGATTGTATCTTTTGTATTTTTAGCATTAGATTCTGTGCTATCTTGCGGTGTAAGGCTTTTTGTCTTATTTGAATCTTGTGTTAATGTCTCACTATCTTGGCTTGTATTTGCAGTATTTGGTGTTGCAGAAACTGGTGAAACACTAGGCATAGCCTGCTGTTGTGCTATTTCTGCTAATACACTTGCTAAGCTTGGGGTTGCTTGGGCTGCTTTGAGTCCTGCATTTACCTCTTTTTGCTGCAAACGCACATTACGCAAATTCTCCATAGACAGCCATCTACTTTTATTAATCTTATCGATTTTTTCTTGTAGCTTTTGAACATTTTCTTCAATCTGTCTGCTTAAACGATCGATATTATCAGAAAATATATTGATAGAGTGTTCATCTCGCAAACTCAACGCACTCATATCCTTTTTCCCTAAATCAAGGATAATCCCATCTTTTGCGTAATCCATTGTAAAAACATTTTTATGATTCAGCGTTGCTTTACTTAAAATATCTTTAATTTGCTGTGTTGCCTCATAGCGTTGTCGCAACATTGTATCATCGACTGGCGCCCAAGCATCATTTTTTTCTGTTTTATAATTACTCTTTATATCTTTTGCAATGCTTTGCACATCGCTTAAGCTTTTCCTTGCAACTTGCAGGGCTTTCAGCGTATTTAGCATGTCATTTACCTGTGCATCATACGCTGGATCATCATCTGTGGCTACAATATCAGTGGTGGGAATCTCATCAATAATGCTAAAAGTCTTTTGTATGTCTGCAAACTTTAAAGAATCGTTTGCTACTGGTATTTTTTGCAATATAATAGGCGCTCCATCTACATTGATAGCCATGAAAAACTCCATTTTTAAATTCTAAAGACTATCAAAGCAAAACTTATTCCTAAACTTTTAACACCTTGAATAAGGATACATCTTACTTCACTCTAGTGCAGTGAGTTGTGATATTGCGTTAGATGAAAAGTTTCTGGTAGATACATCACATCACTTATTTCATAAATAAGTTTATGAAAGGCTTGCATGACATCTTGGCTATATTGAAAAGATTCCCCATTGACAATAATACTGCCATTTTGATCATAAAAGTCGCCTAACTCTATACTTGTAAGGATATTTTGGTCTCTCTCATCAAGCTTATAATAGATTACTATTTGCGGATATATATAAGTTTGTCTTGTGCTAGGCATAAGATGTATAGATTCTAAAGTGTGTAATGTAGGCGAATATTGATAGGGTTGAAGCACAATGTGTAATAAGCCGCTATCACCCCTGCGACATCCTTGCATTAAAGCCTCTTTTGTAGGATAAACATAATAGACTGTATCAGCAATAGCACAAACCTCCATAATTACAGGCATGGTAGGCATAAGCACATTTTGCTCTGGTGCTTTTGTGGCATAATACTCCCAGCTTTCTGGCAAACCAGTTGTATGATTTTGCATTAAGGCTGGTGGCTCTTGTAAAACATGTGATTTTAGTGAAAAATCTGGTGCATAAGGTGTCCCCGCATAAAGCACACCACTCCATATTGTAGCACTTGCAATTATATGTTTCAAAATACTTTTCATGTTTGTTCCTTTCTATAAGTAACACTTTTAGAGCATGAATTCTACAATAACGACAATTGGATTTCCAAAGCGACCCGTAAGCCACCTCACATAAAGATAAATAAGCCAAAAATCTATAGGACATGCAGACATCGTCGAAAAAGACTAAGATCTTATAAGGCTAATATTCTTATATTAATCATGTTGCTAAATACATTATTTCTTCGGGTAGCAAAAACGATAGCCGCGTCTTCTCACCGTCTCAATTGTATTAATATTTAATGGCTTATCCATTCTTTGTCGTATTTGATTGATTGCTACCTCAATAACATTAGGCGTTACAAGCTCTGGCTCGTCCCAAATCGCATTTAATAATTGATCTTTTGATACGATTTGATCTCTTTGTCGTGCAAGATGTGTAAGCACTTCAAATGGCTTACCTTTTACTTCGATATCTTTACCTTTAAATGTTATCCTTTCTTCATCTGGGATAATGACTATATCCCCAATTTCTATAAGATTAGAATCTGTAAGTTTTAGTCTGGCTTGAATCCTTGCTAATAAGACTTCATTATCAAATGGATATGCTATATAATCATCAGCACCAAACTTAAAAGACTGGACCTCGTGCTTTGGCTCATTGTCTCCAAGTATAATGACTGGAACTTTTGGATATTTGCCCTTGACAATAGATATAATGTCTTGCGCCCCACCATCTGAAAGCTGCCACCCACCAAGCACAATATCATAGCTACGCACACTAATGTGATATTCCCCATCTTTCACATTTTGTGCCAAATCAACTTGATAGTTTTTCTTACCCAACTCCCTTGATATGCTATCTAACACATCTTTCTTACTATATACAACTAAAATACGCATAAAAGTCTCCTAGCAAAAAGTCTTGTAATTATAGCATTATTTAATCTAACCTTAAACTTTTTTTATAAAAATATTAAGCATAAATTAAATAATCCTTAATAGTTTTATAAGCTAACTTATAAAATTGATTTGATTATAAGAATCTATCACGCAGGGCTATCAAGGCTATTAAAATAAAGAGAGTCATCAAACCATAGAATGCAAGCTGCATGGAGTAAATTTCATGATTTTATGCTACAATTTGGCTTTTTAACCTGATAACTAAAAACAACTAAAACATTACGAGGGTGGCGTGAAAGTATCTAAGATATTAAAATCTTGCTTTTTTATTTTTATATTTATCGGCTTCATAGATACTGCATTAGCCGTGCCAGCAGATAATCAGCTAAAGCTGAATGGTGTGCCTATACCTTCAGTTGATTTAAGCATTAATCCGCCAAGCACACCAACACAGCTTGTTACTACGCTAAATATTGTTGTATTACTCACCCTTTTAATACTTGCCCCATCTCTTGTGCTAATGATGACGAGCTTTACGCGTATTTTAATCGTGCTAGGATTTTTACGCACCGCATTAGGCACACAGCAGTCCCCGCCAACGCAAGTATTAGTTAGCCTTGCTATGATTCTTACTTTTTTTATTATGGAACCTGTGATAAAAGATGCCTATAATGTGGGTATAAAGCCATATATGGAAGAAAAAATCGGCTATGAAGAAGCCTTTGAAGAGACCATGCGTCCATTCAAAAAATTTATGCTTATGAATACTCGCCATAGCGATATTGCGCTATTTTATAAGATACGCAATGAAGAGCCACCACAAATGGATAATATCACGACAAAAGAGCAATTTGAAGCCCTGATAGATAAGGTTTCACTTAGTATTATCTTACCCTCATTTATGATTAGTGAGCTAAAAACTGCTTTTCAAATCGGCTTTTTATTGTATTTACCATTCTTAGTTATTGATATGGTTATTGCCTCAGTGCTTATGGCTATGGGTATGATGATGTTGCCACCTGTCATGATTTCATTGCCATTTAAGATTCTCATTTTTGTGCTTGTTGATGGGTTTAATTTGCTGATATGGAATCTCGTTCGATCTTTTAATTATTCTTAATTATACATGCAAGTGTGCTAAAATCATTTTGAATGTTAAGAATATATTGTAAAAAATATGTTATAATCGCAGAGATTATATTAAATTTACTTAGGAGCTTTGATGACACAAGAAGAGTTAGATTCTCTTATGGCACAAGACGCGGATTCTTTGGGTGAAGGCTTAGATGATGTGCAGACAGAAGATACAAAAGAAGAAATTAAAGCCGAGTTTGTAGATCCAAACTCATATAAGCCAGAAGCCGATAAGAAATGGCCACCACCGCCACCAACAGAAGAACACAAAGTCGTTCATCAGCTTGATGATGTAACTAGAGACTCTGAAGTGAAAATGACAGAAGTTTTCGATCAAATTGATAATATCGGATCGCTTGCTACTTCAATCGAAAAGGATTCTAAAAAAATCAAAGAGTATCTCAAAGCCCAAGAAGAAATGCTTGTTACACTTGTTGAAAGCTTCCCTAAAATTAAGGCATTTGGCGCTTCGCTAGAGCAAACAAAAGAAATTGCAAAGGTGAATGATAATATTAAAAATTCTGCTATGGATTGTAATGACGCATGTATGCAGGCTATGGATATTATGCAGTATCAAGATATTCATAGACAAAAGATAGAGCGCGTTATCAATGTAATGCGTGCATTAAGCCAGTATATGAATTCTCTCTTTGAAGGTAGGGGTGATGATTCTAAACGCGTGGCATCAGCTACATATATTGCGGGTGATAGCCACGATGAAGTTGCAAGTGAAAGTGATATTGAAGCACTCATTGCATCTTTTGGACAAAAATAATAGATTTTGATTTTTGAGTATCTACCTACAAATATCACACAAGATGCAGAGCGTTTGTGTTTAGTATGCAATGCTTTGCCGATCACACATATTCTTATCCCATCAAACCCAGTTTCAAAGCCATATCCAGATTCTCTAAGCATTGTTGCTACACTGCGGGATTTAGTAAGACAAACTAAAACGCTAAAGCGTATCCATTTTATACCAACAATAAAGACTAGCCTACATACCGCAGAATCCTTGCAAAGTGCATTTTTAACATTAGAATATCTTAATATATCTCATGCGGCAATTATTAGCGGCGACACAACACTATCTCATCCATTCACCACCCATAATGCCCTAGAGATTCTAAGAGATATGCAAAAAAACTCTACTTTTTTAAGACAACTTCAAATTTATTGTGCTTTAGAGTCAAAGATATCATTGCGTAATAGCCATGGATTATGCAAGAAGATTCAATATGGTGTGCAAAATTTCATCACACAGCCATTTTATCAAACACAAAATATGCAGGAAAATAAACCACAAATACACAATAACACACCCTATTTTTTGCCACAGATAACAAAAGATTTTAAAACTTTTTACTCTTTTTATAAGAATCTCATACAAATATACACAAAAAATAATCTAAGCCTTGCTTCATCGCAAAACAAAATACAAATATATTGTGGCTTTCTCCCACTCTCTCATGCAAGACAAGCCCACACTATCCATGCTAAAAATCTTGGCATATCTATACCCACTTCCTATATCAACGCAATAGATAGTAACGCAAACGAAGCAAATCGCAATCTTTTTAAAGTTATGCAACAATACAATCTAAGCCTTAGTTATCTATCGTTTAGTGATATAGAAAAACTTTTTTAAGAAGATACCAACAAAAAACCATTAGCTTTTCTATAGCGGCGTTTAAACTACAGAAAGCAGAGATTGTGCCACATTTTTTAGATTCTATCATTGTAGAATACAGGTTGTGATCACCTAGATTTTGTTGGTCTTTTGAGTCTTGTCTATTGGGACTACAACAAAAAATCTTTACCAGATGGTTTTGGCTATGCCCAATATGATTTCAATCCAGAGAATCTATTTCTGTGCATCTTCCACAATGTTAATAATCGTATTTGCTACGCGTCTAGCGGTTT
Proteins encoded:
- a CDS encoding M23 family metallopeptidase, coding for MNANKRLVIMITDLNGSKFINVDMIFRQVGAYLFVFLLTLGLFAYISIVVIRKEIHNMQLRHTHLMSEFASMQQHNEKLNEALQEKDEEIALVGDRFEDIENVVGTNKNLTDTIALLDNADLNLLDRMDTASITALQKTFIMKFIPNGSPINIDYRLSAPYGKRYHPILHIYHIHTGADMVAPMNTPVYATADGVVDWASSSGNGGYGKLVKISHSFGFRTYYAHLNDIKVQRGQFVKKGQLVALTGSSGASTGPHLHYEIRFLGQPIDPMNFVHWNMQNFDLIFERERRISWHSLLQIINNLMGRKQQEALQQ
- a CDS encoding Mur ligase family protein → MIYQYMDSKAQEYAVFDPKRAKKLFLLLQPHLRLNSYNIHIIGTNGKGSTGRFITQSIIESGYKVLHFTSPHVFDFRERFYTNSGIVSLQALLDAHNFLQQFSFIQEASYFEYATFLALVLGQDCDYLVMEAGVGGEFDSTSILRYDISIFTRIGLDHKEMLGNTLESIALTKLRAAQGDIFTHFQEKEVLKLIENIKNISVYVNDTELKRILPQSIIYLCEEDLHTEEIKTYNNIHKIPYFLLENLALASLVLRRLNIPLLKNKLDIIGRFHAILPNVVVDVGHNTMAANAAISAAKSYFNNMPFVLIYNSYKDKEIREILSIFKEHIIEIIIFMVENPRIIDFKEMENILDSMSIPYSFFCPYKTKLDLLPKKLIESEKVLHKDNKYLIFGSFSLVEQFLLWFNDTHGKQCYDG
- a CDS encoding M23 family metallopeptidase is translated as MEDTGKIKQTLTITIVDENGSKQFTMAKVMQKVVMYGGVILCVVIVLGYFAMSSFIEQLDDINTAKQESYQAFQDMYQQNAFLQDDIQSKTEELQAMRDRVADLEKMVNFNSFNNDKTNISHIDLQALPDTQKATILQIIPNGNPLTMFEMKHKTKRNARDYGLIDMQYAAIQTHGGNTGYDYYTSKSEPVYATADGLVESTRDGNQRYGYGNIVRLSHVLGFSSAYTNLDRIAVKVGDFVSRGDIIGYTTSSPGKNHTSLYYEVRFLSQGLDTLSFIDWDTQNFQSIFNVEKNANIDMHSLMWALNDIAKLNDMSSHFALDEGSLQQTERLNITKESLDSKVTRNPNNMQDSIKSIISQRYAEAKQGGM
- the hsrA gene encoding homeostatic response regulator transcription factor HsrA yields the protein MRILVVYSKKDVLDSISRELGKKNYQVDLAQNVKDGEYHISVRSYDIVLGGWQLSDGGAQDIISIVKGKYPKVPVIILGDNEPKHEVQSFKFGADDYIAYPFDNEVLLARIQARLKLTDSNLIEIGDIVIIPDEERITFKGKDIEVKGKPFEVLTHLARQRDQIVSKDQLLNAIWDEPELVTPNVIEVAINQIRQRMDKPLNINTIETVRRRGYRFCYPKK
- the fliP gene encoding flagellar type III secretion system pore protein FliP (The bacterial flagellar biogenesis protein FliP forms a type III secretion system (T3SS)-type pore required for flagellar assembly.) produces the protein MKVSKILKSCFFIFIFIGFIDTALAVPADNQLKLNGVPIPSVDLSINPPSTPTQLVTTLNIVVLLTLLILAPSLVLMMTSFTRILIVLGFLRTALGTQQSPPTQVLVSLAMILTFFIMEPVIKDAYNVGIKPYMEEKIGYEEAFEETMRPFKKFMLMNTRHSDIALFYKIRNEEPPQMDNITTKEQFEALIDKVSLSIILPSFMISELKTAFQIGFLLYLPFLVIDMVIASVLMAMGMMMLPPVMISLPFKILIFVLVDGFNLLIWNLVRSFNYS